One Miscanthus floridulus cultivar M001 chromosome 11, ASM1932011v1, whole genome shotgun sequence DNA window includes the following coding sequences:
- the LOC136493636 gene encoding uncharacterized protein, translated as MAPPPTAAWAASADPVDAESLEVRCAGCGETLEVERGLTEFICPDCATPQSLPPELMPPPPPRRKALPLPRGAADVRGARLPCGACGALLSVPVGMTRCACPLCGAELAVDTARLRHYLLSSAASADAVPVVPLGASSSEPPILKVRQAHTEHADQFIPEPPESEHPDYTIDGEEVHGVPDDTARYQDQRNIYPGSSRIVSAEKRHGEPISQVRHQAQDLTSSHAIRAKQSYQQNPDRVIEALQNPVNSALFSESGHVADINDTTSTDINGTVGQSICPRTVSVERGIMQTAQQITHKSQKQHSCYVTSLELAQAGSANGTIHVQEKQQKSGSKTNHREGPCTQLVHETIAGNDNRGRRQLIGLDVMGSERRQEQTTNGATQEVRSEHSESVIRREMGNQVTHVESEQPGSHRVHAGKRKGLVAASNSVLQLRRSKRLARDSSAATDRQLVMDTEVIHRQNVGCQAVSPNGLMPTASIDAEQTESEPDEQSPVRSSDLSDTNRIIDNLCNSSVPSPEFLQTCSNESENLHITTLPSPNHDMSDAEHFSSNLDMADPEDFARTYIPLDVKRALAKQDSKSSPHHMTSQQSSGEAYLRDSMDSEGQEVQLASQRKGRRPRGLTLCLKVWTMHKGMRIPVSLNSSGQPIGKEAATLTSFLGALARDGILAPLTYHNWKLVPEKNKDVMCHIVKLKFDIAPFPKSWIVKSLAKKWRTWKFQLKQQHFDTHETEEERLADRNPRVLEEHWRFLVAYWSTEKAQALSAQNKAIQAKVTTYQTSGTKSFARRIEEEKQKWPNKDEPTVEDLFILTHTPKDGRPVTKAAADAIARRLHELRQKQSEGPKRRRGKAALKASLDEAMEAKRKAEDEAAALREKLIAMEESQKKLQEAIAIKKSAGNLRNKTSRTRRN; from the exons ATGGCGCCACCGCCGACCGCCGCGTGGGCGGCGTCGGCGGATCCGGTAGATGCGGAGTCTCTGGAGGTGCGGTGCGCGGGGTGCGGCGAGACGCTGGAGGTGGAGCGGGGCCTGACGGAGTTCATCTGCCCGGACTGCGCCACGCCGCAGTCGCTTCCCCCCGAgctcatgccgccgccgccgccccgccggAAGGCGCTCCCACTGCCCCGCGGCGCCGCCGACGTGCGTGGCGCGCGGCTCCCCTGCGGCGCGTGCGGCGCGCTCCTCAGCGTGCCCGTCGGGATGACGCGCTGCGCCTGCCCGCTCTGCGGCGCCGAGCTCGCCGTCGACACCGCGAGGCTCAGGCACTACCTCCTTTCCTCCGCGGCGTCTGCGGATGCCGTCCCCGTGGTGCCGCTCGGCGCCTCGTCTTCGGAGCCTCCCATCCTCAAAGTCCGGCAG GCACATACAGAGCATGCTGACCAGTTTATTCCAGAGCCGCCAGAATCAGAGCATCCTGATTACACGATTGATGGAGAAGAGGTACATGGGGTCCCCGATGATACTGCAAGGTATCAGGACCAGAGGAACATATATCCAGGCAGCTCCAGAATTGTTtctgcagaaaagagacatggagaGCCTATATCTCAGGTCAGGCACCAGGCTCAAGATCTTACTTCCAGCCATGCTATTCGTGCAAAGCAGTCATATCAACAGAATCCGGATCGAGTTATTGAGGCACTGCAAAATCCTGTTAATTCTGCACTTTTTAGCGAATCAGGGCATGTTGCAGATATTAATGATACTACCTCAACGGATATAAATGGGACAGTTGGGCAATCCATTTGCCCCAGAACTGTAAGTGTCGAGAGGGGAATCATGCAGACTGCCCAACAGATTACGCATAAGTCACAGAAACAACATTCTTGTTACGTGACATCTCTTGAGCTTGCTCAGGCAGGATCAGCAAATGGGACAATTCACGTTCAGGAAAAGCAACAAAAATCTGGAAGCAAAACAAACCACAGAGAAGGGCCATGCACTCAACTGGTTCATGAGACTATTGCAGGCAATGACAACAGGGGCAGGAGGCAGTTGATTGGCCTCGATGTTATGGGTTCAGAGAGGAGACAAGAGCAGACAACAAATGGTGCCACTCAAGAGGTGCGAAGCGAACATTCTGAATCTGTGATTCGCAGGGAAATGGGTAATCAAGTAACACACGTGGAATCAGAACAGCCAGGAAGCCACAGAGTTCACGCAGGGAAACGAAAAGGCTTGGTTGCTGCTTCAAATTCAGTTCTTCAGCTTAGGCGTAGCAAACGTTTGGCAAGAGATTCATCTGCTGCCACAGACAGACAACTTGTCATGGACACTGAAGTAATTCATAGGCAAAATGTTGGATGTCAAGCTGTTTCTCCAAATGGCCTCATGCCAACGGCCAGTATAGATGCTGAACAAACAGAAAGTGAGCCTGATGAGCAGTCTCCAGTACGTTCGTCTGATCTGTCAGATACTAATAGAATCATCGACAATTTATGTAACAGTTCAGTGCCTTCACCTGAGTTTCTTCAAACATGCTCTAATGAATCGGAGAACCTTCATATAACTACGCTACCTTCTCCAAACCATGACATGTCGGATGCTGAGCATTTTTCTTCAAACCTCGACATGGCTGATCCTGAGGATTTTGCTCGTACCTATATTCCTTTAGATGTTAAAAGGGCCCTCGCAAAGCAAGATTCCAAGTCATCCCCTCATCATATGACGTCCCAGCAAAGTTCTGGTGAGGCATACCTGCGAGATTCAATGGATTCAGAAGGGCAGGAAGTGCAGCTAGCATCTCAGAGAAAAG GTAGACGTCCTCGTGGTTTAACACTATGTCTGAAGGTGTGGACCATGCATAAGGGCATGCGCATACCAGTTTCATTGAACTCTTCAGGTCAGCCTATTGGAAAAGAAGCAGCCACATTGACTTCCTTTCTGGGTGCATTAGCACGGGATGGAATACTGGCACCTCTTACATACCATAATTGGAaacttgttcctgagaaaaataAGGATGTGATGTGTCATATTGTCAAG CTCAAATTTGACATTGCTCCATTTCCAAAGTCATGGATTGTGAAGAGTTTAGCAAAGAAGTGGAGGACATGGAAAtttcaattaaaacaacagcattTTGATACTCATGAAACAGAAGAGGAGCGCCTTGCCGATCGGAATCCTCGTGTCCTCGAAGAACATTGGCGATTCTTAGTTGCATATTGGAGTACTGAAAAAGCACAG GCTTTAAGTGCTCAAAACAAGGCTATTCAGGCAAAAGTAACCACTTATCAGACCTCAGGGACGAAGAGCTTTGCACGTAGAATTGAAGAGGAG AAACAAAAATGGCCAAATAAGGATGAGCCAACTGTTGAGGACTTGTTCATATTGACTCACACACCCAAGGATGGGAGGCCTGTGACGAAGGCTGCAGCTGATGCCATT GCACGGCGACTCCATGAATTACGTCAAAAGCAATCAGAAGGCCCAAAGCGCCGACGGGGGAAGGCCGCCTTGAAGGCATCTTTGGACGAAGCCATGGAGGCTAAGAGAAAGGCTGAAGACGAGGCAGCTGCATTGAGGGAGAAGTTGATTGCTATGGAAGAAAGTCAGAAAAAGCTGCAGGAGGCTATAGCCATCAAGAAGAGTGCAGGCAACCTGAGGAACAAGACTTCACGGACCCGAAGGAATTAG